The DNA segment ACCCAGGAGGTGCTGGATTTCTGCGCCGAACACAACATCACCTGCGACATCGAAATGCTCGACATCCGCCAGATCAACGAGGCTTACGCGCGGATGATTGCCGGCGACGTGAAGTACCGATTCGTCATCGACATGGCGACGCTCAAGGCTTAAACCTTAAGCCCTAGTTCGGCCGACAGCCGGGCTGTGACCCCCTTGATCAGGGGAATCAGCTCGGCCATTTTCTCCAGCGGCATATAGGGCACGGTGCTGGCGATGCTGATCGCCGCAACAATGCCCTTGCTCGCATCCCGAATCGGCGCCGCCACACAGCGGATCGACGGTTCGTTGTCTTCCAGATCGAAGGCGTAGCCACCAGCCACGTACTCGCTCATGCGCTGTTCGAGCTGTTCCCACGACTGCTGGGGATGCTGCGGCCAGAACTGACTTTTCCCACCTGCCGGCAAGCTGATGTCGTACAGACGTTGCCAATCTTTCGGCGAATCATCGAGCATCAACGCCTTGCCGATGCCGGTACGCGCCAGCGGCATGCGATGGCCGACCCGCGAGCGCATTTCCGGGCCATTGCGCCCCGGATTCTTCAGCAGGTACAGCACCTCATCGCCTTCGCGAATTCCCAGGTGCACGGTGTCGCCAGTCAGCGACGACAACTCGTCCAGATACGGCCCGGCCAGGGTCACCAGTGGCAGTTCTTCGCGAGCCTGAAAACCCAGTTCGATCAGCTTCGGCCCGAGCAGATAACCGATTTGCGGCACCACGCGCAGGTAGCGCTCGTCGACCAGGCAACTGGCCAGACGATGAGTCGTGCTGCGCGTGGTGCCGATCAGCCGGGCGATCTCCTTGAGATCGCGGGCGCCACTGGCCACCGCTTGCACCACACCGAGGCCGCGCAACAGCGTCTGGGTGCCGGTGGGCGCGGCGTCCTTGGTTTTTTCCGGGGCGTCTTCCTGCATATCCAGCCTTTTACCGTTGAGCGAGGGAACGGGCGGCATTATGGTCGCCCGACGCAGACCACTACAACTCGATACGTTCGACCTTGCCCACCAGCAGCACGTAGGACAACGCACCGACCAGCGCGAGCACGGCGATGTAGGTGATCGCCGGAGCGAACGAATCGCCGCTGGCAAGGAAGCCGATTACGATCGGCGTGGCAATCGCCGACAGGTTGCCGATGAAGTTGAACACTCCCCCCGTCAGCCCGAGCAGGCGTGCCGGGGCCAGCGTCGAGACCAGCGACCAGGTGATCGAGGCCAGGCCGTTGCCGAAAAACGCCAGTGCGAGGAAGGCAATCACCAACGGTGTCGATTCAACGAAGTTGGCGCCGATGATCGCTGTGGAGATCAGCAGCCCGCTGATGATCGGTAACTTGCGCGCGAAGCCGACGGTGTAGCCGCGACGGATCAGCCAGTCGGAAAAGAATCCCGAGCACAGCACGCCAACGAACGCGGCCAGAAACGGCAGCGACGCCAACAGGCCGGACTTGATGAAATCCATGCCGCGATATTTCACCAGATAGGTCGGGAACCAGGTGAGGAAGAACCACAGCGTCGAGTTCAGGCAGAACTGGCCGAGGTAGATGCCCCACAACTTGCGCTTGCTCAGGACAATGCCCAGATCGGTCCAGCTGAATTTTGCTTTGACTTTGGCCGTTTCCGCCTGGATATCGACCAGCCCGCCGCCCTCACGGATCAGCTCGATTTCGGCTTCGTTGGTGCCTTTGAAATCACGCGGCTCGCGATAGACCGCGTACCAGATCAGCGCCCAGAGAATGCCGACCGCACCGGTCGCGACGAACACCATGTGCCAGCCGAACGCGTGTTGCAGCCACGCCAGCACCGGCGTCAAAAAGGCCAGACCGACGAACTGCCCGGACGTGTAGAAACCGATCGCCGTGGCGCGCTCGCGCTCGGGAAACCAGGTGGTGACCACGCGGCTGTTGATCGGATACGCCGGCGCTTCCAGCGCGCCAACCGCCATGCGCAGGACGAACAGGGCGATGAAGCTGCTGACGAAACCGAGCATCACCGTGGCCACCGACCACAGCAGCAGCGCGACACTGTAGAGAATCCGTGGCGGTACGCGATCGACCAGCCAGCCGCCAGGGATCTGCATGGCGGCGTAAGTCCAGCCGAACGCAGAAAAGATCAGGCCGACATGCACCGGATCGATGCCCAGTTCGCTGGTCAGCGCTGGCGCGGCAATCGACAGGTTGCTGCGGTCGAGGTAGTTGATGACCACGGTGATGAACAGCAACACCATGATGAAAAATCGCTTGCGGCTGGGCGTGACTAAAGACGCCTGCCCGGTGAGGGTGTGCGATTGCATGAGGAGAGCCTCTTTTTATGTTTATTGAGGTCGGCCTGAGGCCTTGCACAAATCCCTGTAGGAGTGAGCCTGCTCGCGATAGCGTCCTGTCAGTCACAGAAATTCCGGATGTAAAACCGAATCGCGAGCAGGCTCACTCCTACATTTGGACCGTGGAGTGTCAGAGACAAATCACCACTCGGCAAAACTGCCATCGGCATGGCGCCAGATCGGGTTGCGCCAGCGGTGGCCGACCGCCGCGCGCTCGATCACATATTCTTCGTTGATCTCGATCCCCAGCCCCGGGCCGTTCGGAATCTTCACGAAGCCTTTGTCGTAGTCGAA comes from the Pseudomonas granadensis genome and includes:
- a CDS encoding IclR family transcriptional regulator is translated as MQEDAPEKTKDAAPTGTQTLLRGLGVVQAVASGARDLKEIARLIGTTRSTTHRLASCLVDERYLRVVPQIGYLLGPKLIELGFQAREELPLVTLAGPYLDELSSLTGDTVHLGIREGDEVLYLLKNPGRNGPEMRSRVGHRMPLARTGIGKALMLDDSPKDWQRLYDISLPAGGKSQFWPQHPQQSWEQLEQRMSEYVAGGYAFDLEDNEPSIRCVAAPIRDASKGIVAAISIASTVPYMPLEKMAELIPLIKGVTARLSAELGLKV
- a CDS encoding MFS transporter, which translates into the protein MQSHTLTGQASLVTPSRKRFFIMVLLFITVVINYLDRSNLSIAAPALTSELGIDPVHVGLIFSAFGWTYAAMQIPGGWLVDRVPPRILYSVALLLWSVATVMLGFVSSFIALFVLRMAVGALEAPAYPINSRVVTTWFPERERATAIGFYTSGQFVGLAFLTPVLAWLQHAFGWHMVFVATGAVGILWALIWYAVYREPRDFKGTNEAEIELIREGGGLVDIQAETAKVKAKFSWTDLGIVLSKRKLWGIYLGQFCLNSTLWFFLTWFPTYLVKYRGMDFIKSGLLASLPFLAAFVGVLCSGFFSDWLIRRGYTVGFARKLPIISGLLISTAIIGANFVESTPLVIAFLALAFFGNGLASITWSLVSTLAPARLLGLTGGVFNFIGNLSAIATPIVIGFLASGDSFAPAITYIAVLALVGALSYVLLVGKVERIEL